A stretch of DNA from Anaerolineae bacterium:
AACCTCAAACAGTACGATAAGGCCCTGGCCGATTACACCCGGGCGATCGAGTTGAACCCGGAATACGCCGACGCCTTTTACAACACTGCCTGCGCTTATGCCTTCCAAAATAATGTTGAAGCCGCTTTGTCGCCCCTCC
This window harbors:
- a CDS encoding tetratricopeptide repeat protein; translation: NLKQYDKALADYTRAIELNPEYADAFYNTACAYAFQNNVEAALSPLRRALELDPEKILASIPTDSDFDLIRNHPDFIALLDEFSSQQQTS